The Lysobacter enzymogenes genome window below encodes:
- a CDS encoding transporter, giving the protein MRIALAPLSFAVALALSAPAHAGEDAAAADFKSLHQRMLDMSNELTAQRAEIERLRDEVDRLELAQHGRGLSAPQADAPDGAQQGVPRDARELAEDARRKAGDNNAAVADGSANAPIQVGQAQREEDAQRREQEKALVVREHAPLFERKFTLDAGFSYSYYDRRQLALSGFLALDAIFLGSINLDQTKASVGTFELSGRYGLSDRLSLEASLPYVYRDSRFVSGGAGGASSVVSEVRMRSQGVGDASVAAYYQWVKESQRWPDIVTSLRVRAPTGRDPFGLKLIQPDGDNNNLNIPEDLPTGSGVWAATFNVSALRTYDPVILFGNIGYTYNQPADFDDISPVAEQVSPARVALGNTVQLSGGLAIALNDRSAVSFSVATAATGATHITAPGAAKRRVAGSSSNSTTLNIGASYVLPSGWTFNGQIAAGLTPDAPNFVFSLRGSRSF; this is encoded by the coding sequence ATGCGCATTGCCCTCGCCCCGCTGTCGTTCGCCGTAGCGCTCGCGTTGAGCGCGCCGGCGCATGCCGGCGAAGACGCCGCCGCCGCGGATTTCAAGTCGCTGCATCAACGCATGCTCGACATGAGCAACGAACTGACCGCGCAGCGCGCCGAAATCGAGCGCTTGCGCGACGAAGTCGACCGGCTAGAACTGGCTCAGCACGGACGCGGCCTGAGCGCGCCGCAGGCCGACGCGCCCGATGGCGCGCAGCAAGGCGTGCCGCGCGATGCGCGCGAGCTGGCCGAGGATGCGCGGCGCAAAGCCGGCGACAACAACGCAGCAGTCGCCGACGGATCGGCCAACGCACCGATCCAGGTCGGCCAGGCCCAGCGCGAAGAAGACGCCCAGCGCCGCGAGCAGGAAAAAGCCCTGGTCGTGCGCGAACACGCGCCGCTGTTCGAACGCAAGTTCACCCTCGACGCCGGCTTCAGCTACAGCTACTACGACCGCCGCCAACTCGCGCTCAGCGGATTCCTCGCGCTCGACGCGATCTTCCTCGGCAGCATCAACCTCGACCAGACCAAGGCCAGCGTCGGCACCTTCGAACTCAGCGGCCGCTACGGCCTCAGCGACCGGCTCAGCCTCGAAGCCTCGCTGCCTTACGTCTACCGCGACTCGCGCTTCGTCAGCGGCGGCGCCGGCGGCGCGTCCAGCGTGGTCAGCGAAGTGCGCATGCGCTCGCAGGGCGTCGGCGATGCGAGCGTCGCGGCGTACTACCAGTGGGTCAAGGAATCGCAGCGCTGGCCCGACATCGTCACCAGCCTGCGCGTGCGCGCGCCGACCGGGCGCGATCCGTTCGGGCTCAAGCTGATCCAGCCCGACGGCGACAACAACAACCTCAACATCCCCGAAGACCTACCGACCGGCTCGGGCGTGTGGGCAGCGACGTTCAACGTCTCGGCGCTGCGCACCTACGACCCGGTGATCCTGTTCGGCAACATCGGCTACACCTACAACCAGCCGGCCGATTTCGACGACATCTCGCCGGTGGCCGAACAGGTCTCGCCGGCGCGGGTGGCGCTGGGCAACACCGTGCAGCTCAGCGGCGGCCTGGCGATCGCGCTCAACGACCGCTCGGCGGTCAGCTTCAGCGTCGCCACCGCGGCCACCGGCGCGACCCACATCACCGCGCCGGGTGCAGCGAAGCGGCGCGTCGCCGGCAGCTCCAGCAATTCGACCACGCTCAACATCGGCGCCAGCTACGTGCTGCCCTCGGGCTGGACCTTCAACGGCCAGATCGCCGCGGGGCTGACCCCGGACGCGCCGAATTTCGTGTTTTCGCTGCGCGGTTCGCGTTCGTTCTGA